In a genomic window of Candidatus Saccharimonadales bacterium:
- a CDS encoding tetratricopeptide repeat protein, translated as MLAVLLVVGLGFLAWIVANRTEKSLQPLSKALSHRLQKLWLDAQASLRSKQYLRAEKALLTILRFDEKNAAAYNRLGILYAKQKEFKDAIECFEIASSIESNPSSLHNLGLIYYETHSYEKAAQAFENALELEGGLAARYVAYAKVQEKLGKVKRMLEALEQAVEAEPNPQTYKLLADAYERTGEDELAEEIKQKLKQLIMPLNRPKRIHQPRKVVM; from the coding sequence ATGTTAGCCGTTTTATTGGTTGTTGGTCTCGGTTTTCTGGCTTGGATTGTGGCCAACCGCACCGAAAAAAGTCTACAGCCGCTGTCTAAAGCCTTATCGCACCGGTTACAAAAACTGTGGCTCGATGCCCAGGCTAGTTTGCGTTCCAAACAATATCTGCGGGCTGAAAAAGCCTTACTTACAATCTTGCGGTTCGACGAGAAAAACGCAGCGGCCTATAATCGCTTGGGCATCTTGTATGCCAAACAAAAGGAATTCAAAGATGCTATCGAATGCTTTGAGATTGCTTCTAGCATCGAATCCAACCCCTCTAGCCTGCATAACTTGGGTTTAATTTATTACGAGACTCACAGTTATGAAAAAGCCGCGCAGGCGTTCGAGAACGCGCTGGAGCTAGAAGGCGGTTTGGCCGCCAGGTACGTGGCCTACGCCAAAGTCCAGGAGAAACTAGGCAAGGTCAAACGCATGTTGGAAGCGCTGGAACAGGCGGTCGAAGCCGAGCCGAATCCACAGACTTACAAACTGTTGGCCGATGCCTATGAGCGAACCGGCGAGGACGAGCTGGCCGAAGAGATAAAGCAGAAACTAAAACAGCTTATTATGCCGCTAAATCGACCCAAGCGTATCCACCAGCCGCGCAAAGTCGTAATGTAG
- the trpS gene encoding tryptophan--tRNA ligase produces MKAVILTGLRTNAEYHLGNYLGAILPMATLQRRHVGAYQVNMFAPDLHSFTTPINHSELYRRTMDNLRVFIAAGIPLGDKHFYLYRQSYIPAHAELTVILNNFAYYGELKRMTQFKEKADELKHKSVSAGLFDYPVLMAADILLYGAKWVPVGDDQQQHLEFARDLGDRFNQKFGPVLTLPEPIDKQLKFVKRTEGVRIRSLRSPTNKMSKSVTDPAGTILLSDKPADGRAKVMAATTDSLNAIHWDWELQPGVTNLLQISSLLAATPATKVLAEWQGRSDYRALKKYVGQQVSEFLTEFQIKLKSVDKAAVLAKLEASEAAMSQTANQTLFKVQQAIGLRP; encoded by the coding sequence ATGAAAGCTGTGATTTTAACCGGCTTGCGGACCAACGCCGAGTATCATTTAGGCAACTATCTGGGAGCGATTTTACCAATGGCAACGCTGCAAAGACGGCACGTCGGCGCCTATCAAGTCAACATGTTCGCTCCGGATTTGCACAGTTTCACCACGCCGATTAATCACTCCGAGCTGTATCGGCGAACGATGGATAACCTGCGAGTCTTCATCGCCGCTGGTATACCGCTCGGCGATAAGCATTTCTATCTCTACCGCCAAAGTTATATTCCGGCGCATGCCGAATTAACTGTCATTCTTAATAACTTTGCCTATTACGGCGAGCTCAAGCGGATGACCCAGTTCAAGGAAAAGGCCGATGAGCTCAAACATAAAAGTGTCAGTGCCGGGCTGTTTGATTACCCGGTCCTAATGGCGGCAGACATCTTGTTGTATGGCGCCAAGTGGGTTCCGGTCGGTGACGACCAACAGCAACATCTCGAGTTCGCCCGAGACTTAGGTGATCGGTTCAATCAGAAATTTGGCCCGGTCCTAACGTTACCCGAACCGATTGATAAACAGCTTAAATTCGTCAAGCGGACGGAAGGCGTCAGGATCCGCTCGTTGCGTTCGCCGACCAATAAGATGAGCAAAAGTGTGACTGACCCGGCCGGCACCATCCTGCTAAGCGATAAACCAGCCGACGGACGAGCCAAAGTCATGGCCGCCACCACCGACAGCCTGAACGCCATCCACTGGGACTGGGAGCTGCAGCCGGGGGTCACCAACTTGCTGCAGATTAGCTCTTTGCTGGCCGCTACACCGGCCACTAAGGTATTGGCCGAGTGGCAAGGCCGGTCTGATTACAGAGCTTTAAAAAAATACGTAGGGCAACAAGTAAGTGAGTTTTTGACTGAATTTCAAATCAAGTTGAAATCAGTTGATAAAGCTGCGGTTTTAGCCAAACTGGAAGCCTCTGAGGCGGCCATGAGCCAAACCGCCAACCAAACATTATTTAAAGTCCAGCAAGCTATTGGTTTGCGGCCGTGA
- the rplQ gene encoding 50S ribosomal protein L17: MALRSVDRKLSRAKDARRVLIKTLATQLVQNHAITTTTPRAKTLLHYVERLTSLARKGGLSNLRLIEAKLDTTASAHHLTMVVAPQLKRTSGFLRLKPALPRSGDGAPMATVSFVDDIDNDFKTAKPKPVATKAAKAPTRKKAVKS; the protein is encoded by the coding sequence ATGGCGCTACGGTCGGTTGATCGAAAACTATCGCGAGCCAAAGACGCCCGACGGGTTTTGATTAAGACCCTGGCAACCCAATTGGTACAAAACCACGCGATTACAACCACAACCCCTCGAGCCAAGACCCTGCTGCATTACGTTGAACGCTTGACCAGCCTGGCTAGAAAGGGCGGATTAAGTAACCTCAGACTAATTGAGGCCAAGCTCGACACAACCGCGTCGGCTCACCATTTAACCATGGTAGTAGCCCCCCAGCTCAAGCGCACCAGCGGTTTCTTGCGACTAAAACCGGCCCTACCGCGCAGCGGTGACGGCGCGCCGATGGCGACGGTCTCGTTTGTCGACGACATTGACAATGATTTTAAAACGGCCAAACCTAAGCCGGTTGCAACCAAAGCAGCTAAAGCCCCGACTAGGAAAAAAGCGGTCAAATCATGA
- the rpsD gene encoding 30S ribosomal protein S4 — protein sequence MARDRSPITKQSRREGYALHNKAHKILVKRQNMPGQSPNIRMRRNVSQFGVQLREKQKVKRLYGLLERQFRRMMKEAGKSRGKSGEVLLQLLERRLDNVIYRAGFAISRRAARQLVSHGHFEVNDKRLNIPSYRVEPADKISVRQQSRTSGYFANLNELTAAAETVPISWLKVNKKQFKIEVTGLPVREDAEANINEQLIVEYYSK from the coding sequence ATGGCCCGGGACCGATCACCAATTACCAAGCAAAGTCGACGCGAGGGGTATGCTTTGCATAATAAGGCGCACAAAATTCTAGTTAAACGCCAAAATATGCCCGGCCAAAGTCCCAATATCCGGATGCGCCGAAATGTCAGCCAGTTTGGCGTCCAGTTGCGAGAAAAGCAAAAAGTAAAACGACTCTACGGCTTGCTGGAGCGCCAATTCCGACGCATGATGAAAGAGGCTGGTAAGAGCAGAGGTAAGTCCGGCGAAGTTCTACTGCAACTATTAGAACGCCGACTGGACAACGTCATCTACCGCGCCGGTTTCGCAATTTCCCGAAGAGCCGCCCGACAATTGGTCAGTCATGGCCATTTTGAAGTCAACGACAAGCGTCTGAACATACCATCTTACCGGGTTGAACCGGCTGACAAAATATCGGTCCGCCAACAAAGCCGGACATCGGGTTATTTTGCTAACTTAAATGAGTTGACAGCCGCCGCGGAGACGGTACCGATCAGCTGGCTGAAGGTCAATAAAAAGCAGTTTAAGATCGAGGTTACCGGCCTGCCCGTGCGCGAGGACGCCGAGGCTAACATTAACGAACAATTAATCGTTGAATATTATTCAAAATAG
- the rplM gene encoding 50S ribosomal protein L13 has translation MKTYSQSAKEVTRSWYLLDAAQVPVGRLAVAAAKLLIGKQKPSYTPHIDGGDYVVIINAQQAALTGRKEQESKYRHSGYPGGIKQRSKGELLINQTDKFISGAVKGMLPKNKLLAGRLARLKVYAGAEHQHEPQQPIKAEINNG, from the coding sequence ATGAAAACGTATTCACAATCGGCCAAAGAGGTTACTAGGAGCTGGTATCTGCTGGACGCCGCACAAGTCCCAGTCGGCCGTCTAGCAGTGGCGGCGGCCAAGCTGCTGATCGGCAAACAAAAGCCTAGTTACACGCCGCATATCGACGGTGGCGACTACGTTGTTATTATTAACGCCCAGCAGGCAGCCTTGACTGGCCGCAAAGAGCAAGAAAGCAAGTATCGTCATAGTGGCTATCCCGGCGGCATAAAGCAACGTTCAAAAGGCGAATTACTGATCAATCAGACAGACAAATTTATATCCGGGGCGGTAAAAGGCATGTTGCCGAAGAACAAGCTGCTGGCCGGCCGTCTGGCACGCTTGAAAGTGTATGCCGGCGCCGAGCACCAACACGAACCCCAACAGCCGATTAAGGCAGAGATAAATAATGGCTGA
- a CDS encoding DNA-directed RNA polymerase subunit alpha, which yields MSSKSIHTPVLSNVEDHSATSATFVVEPLHRGYGMTLGNSLRRVLLSSIGGAAVTAFKIEGVSHEFTTVPGIKEDVVDIMLKLKQVRLKIFSDEPQTLRLTKKGKGAVTAGDIKVNADVEVVNPDLVLATIDDSKTNLVMDIIVEAGRGYRAIEEGGHPSTPSDMIAIDALYSPVSRVRFKVANTRVGQMTDLDKLLLLIDTDGSITPRDAFEEAAAILVNQYQALAGQTKVEAGAPLSVEHAHEEDSGELMTPIEDLNLSARTTNALLNNDIRTIRDLVTLSDLELRELKGFGTKALDEVKDKLAEMEL from the coding sequence GTGTCATCAAAATCCATTCACACGCCAGTCTTATCAAATGTCGAGGATCACTCGGCCACCAGTGCCACGTTTGTCGTGGAACCGCTGCATCGGGGCTACGGTATGACCTTGGGTAACAGTCTTCGTCGGGTCTTGCTGTCCAGCATCGGCGGCGCGGCTGTCACCGCTTTTAAAATTGAAGGTGTATCACACGAGTTTACGACCGTGCCAGGTATCAAAGAGGATGTCGTGGACATAATGTTAAAGCTAAAACAAGTCAGACTAAAGATTTTTAGCGATGAACCGCAGACCTTGCGCTTAACCAAAAAGGGCAAAGGGGCAGTTACCGCCGGCGATATCAAGGTTAACGCCGATGTCGAGGTAGTCAATCCGGATCTGGTCCTCGCAACCATTGATGATAGTAAGACCAATCTGGTAATGGATATCATCGTCGAGGCCGGCCGGGGTTATCGGGCCATTGAAGAGGGCGGGCATCCGTCCACACCGTCAGATATGATCGCAATTGACGCCTTATACTCACCGGTCAGCCGAGTGCGGTTTAAGGTGGCGAATACCCGGGTCGGCCAGATGACCGACTTGGACAAACTACTGTTGTTGATAGACACCGATGGCAGTATCACACCACGTGATGCCTTTGAGGAGGCGGCGGCCATACTGGTAAACCAATACCAGGCCCTAGCCGGCCAGACTAAAGTCGAAGCCGGTGCGCCGTTGTCGGTGGAGCACGCCCACGAGGAGGATTCGGGCGAGTTAATGACACCGATCGAGGACCTCAACTTGTCGGCTAGGACCACCAACGCGCTGTTGAATAATGACATTCGAACAATTCGTGACTTGGTTACGCTGAGCGATCTAGAACTGAGAGAGCTCAAAGGTTTCGGTACCAAAGCGTTGGACGAGGTCAAAGATAAATTAGCGGAGATGGAGCTTTAA
- a CDS encoding RluA family pseudouridine synthase produces the protein MSRRQITAATTGRLDRILANSSPDYSRTNWQRLIKQGRVKVGRTNVTDPAAKVRAQAKITADLPELTPPAQPVPIIYKDQSVIAFDKPAGLLTHAKGQLAAEWTLADEARPFVEFEDDNRAGIVHRLDRLTSGVIILARTVAVKQRMQRLFASRRVSKSYLALVGGHLGQAELVIDLPIGRHTGQPAKFAIRPDGKAAVTGVKLIKAYSAASLIRLRPQTGRTHQLRVHLTRIGHPIIGDPLYGGAKASRLMLHAERLKFSLGGRDYDLKSPIPADFSVELNRWT, from the coding sequence GTGAGTAGACGACAGATCACAGCGGCGACGACTGGTCGGCTGGATCGGATCCTCGCTAACAGTTCACCGGACTACTCTCGGACTAACTGGCAACGGCTGATCAAACAAGGCCGGGTCAAAGTCGGCCGCACCAACGTAACCGATCCGGCCGCCAAAGTTCGGGCCCAAGCAAAAATTACAGCTGACTTACCGGAACTGACGCCGCCGGCCCAGCCCGTGCCGATAATTTACAAGGACCAGTCAGTCATCGCTTTTGATAAACCGGCCGGACTGTTGACCCACGCTAAGGGCCAGCTGGCCGCGGAATGGACTCTGGCCGACGAGGCCCGGCCGTTCGTTGAGTTTGAAGACGACAACCGAGCCGGAATTGTCCACCGGCTAGACCGGCTGACCTCAGGTGTGATCATATTAGCTCGCACAGTGGCAGTTAAGCAGCGGATGCAACGCTTGTTTGCCAGCCGACGGGTGAGTAAATCGTACCTAGCACTGGTCGGCGGTCATTTAGGACAAGCCGAGTTGGTGATCGATCTGCCAATCGGCCGCCACACGGGCCAACCGGCCAAATTTGCGATTAGGCCGGACGGCAAAGCCGCGGTAACTGGGGTTAAATTGATTAAGGCATATTCGGCAGCCAGCCTTATCCGGTTGCGTCCTCAAACCGGCCGGACCCACCAGTTAAGGGTTCATCTTACCCGTATCGGCCATCCGATAATCGGCGATCCGCTTTACGGCGGCGCCAAAGCTAGTCGTCTGATGCTCCACGCCGAGCGGCTCAAATTCTCGCTTGGTGGTCGCGATTATGACCTGAAGAGTCCCATACCAGCCGATTTTTCAGTGGAGCTAAACCGGTGGACTTAG
- the rpsI gene encoding 30S ribosomal protein S9 yields MADKTYHYGIGRRKSATARARLIKGKGEITINDRPAIDYLSGSTRLDWELKTPLRLTGKDSQFDVSLLVQGGGLGGQVGAAQLAISNALSDLNDDLRSTLKKAGLLKRDPREKERKKYGLRSARKKEQYSKR; encoded by the coding sequence ATGGCTGATAAAACCTACCACTACGGCATTGGCCGGCGTAAAAGTGCTACCGCGCGAGCGCGACTGATTAAAGGCAAGGGCGAGATTACTATTAATGACAGGCCGGCGATCGACTATCTAAGCGGCAGCACGCGGCTGGATTGGGAACTCAAAACACCTTTGCGACTTACCGGTAAAGACAGTCAGTTCGACGTGTCATTATTGGTTCAGGGGGGTGGACTGGGCGGGCAAGTTGGCGCTGCTCAACTGGCTATCAGCAACGCTCTATCAGATCTCAATGATGATCTCAGGTCAACTCTCAAGAAAGCCGGGTTGCTAAAGCGCGATCCTCGGGAAAAAGAACGCAAGAAGTACGGTTTGCGCAGTGCTCGCAAAAAAGAACAATACTCCAAACGCTAA